ACACCTTTGCAATACCGGTCCTTACATATTCTTTTGGAATTATAAAGTGGTCGCaaagtgatttaattaaacttcaacGTATCATCAATACCCGTATGACTGCCAATAGAAAACACCACCCCAGATCGTGTATTCAACGACTTACATTACCCCGCCAAGATGGCGGCAGGGGACTTATAGATATACACAATTTACACCATAATATTATCGAAAAGCTACGTAAATATTTCTATACCAAGGCCGAAGAGTCACAACTCCATAAACACGTAGTGGgaatagataaaaaattaactCCATTAAACCTATGCAACTCTACTTGGCAAATAAAATTGGTGAATAAAGAACAGAAAATGGATATGTGGTCACAAAAGTCTTTGCATGGGAGGCACTTCGCCGATTTACGCCAAGAACACGTCGACAAGGATGCGTCGAACGAGTGGCTCCGGCGAGGTGAACTTTTCCCAGAAACAGAGGCTTTTGTGATCGCTATCCAAGACCAAGTAATTGACACCCGCAACTACCAGAAATTCATCACCCGTATCCCAAACTTACCCACAGATTTATGTAGACGATGCCACAGTAGTTCAGAAACAATTCAACACATCACTGGTGCTTGTAAATCAATAGTTCAGACCGATTACAAGCACAGACACGATCAAGTGGCATCTATAATTCACCAGAACTTAGCCCACAAACACTCTTTTATTACACAGAAAAttgcatattataaatataaacccagcacagttttagaaaataatagatttaaaatttattgggaTCGGACTATTATAACAGACAAAACGGTACATTTCAATAGGCCAGATATCACAGTTTTAGATAAAAGTGAGAAGACTGTATTTGTAATAGATGTAGCAGTGTGCAATACTCATAACCTTCTCACTACTTATACTGAAAAAATGTCCAAATATGTAGACCTTGCTACTGAAATAAAGCGGCAGTGGCAAGTAGAAACTGTTAAAATAGTACCCATTATAATATCGACGACTGGTGTCGTCCCGAAAAGCCTTCAGCCCAACCTAAACCTGCTTGATATGCCCAAATCCACACTAACATTACTACAGAAAGCTACGTTGTTGAATACCTGTCGTCTCACACGCAAATTTCTcgcttcatcatcatcttcgtaataatatgtatacttcgtaatagtatgtatgtatgtatgtttgatatcgatttatctataaaaataattagtatggCTAGCACACTTGGTCGTGGCCCGTGTGTTAGCTTTTCTACCCCTTCATTAGAAGGGAGACTACCATAGTAAAAtttcgaataataataataataataataaaaagagcggtcaacttattaggattgagcggggaatatttcaaggtgacagtttgagtcccctgtggttctgtttagccttgaatcctcttagcactctgcttgagaattcaaggctgggctattcgttgcggagaggaagccaggtaatctcccacttgttgtacatggatgacctgaaattgtttgcttccaacaagttgcaactgatgaagttactgaagattactgaaagcttcagtaattccatcagaatggaatttggtgttgacaaatgtgcagtcatgcatgtaaaacgaggtgggattgtagaatcccagggcatacagctctcggattctataaaccttaggtccctctcctcaacggaaacctacaaatacttgggtatgtcagaggcgttaggcattaatgtcgctgacatgaaacaatcgttacagacacgtttctttggccgcctgaataaggtactaaaaagttccttatcgggcggtaacaaggtgcgtgcctttaatggttgggtcatgccagtgataatgtactcctttggcatactcaagtggacacagaccgaactggacgccttggatagaagagtccgcacactgctcaccgcaaatcgaatgcaccacccgcgatcatcggtaatgaggttatatatcccgcgaaagtgtgggggtcgtggcttcctaaatgccaagaccctccataatcgcgaggtatgtaacctcagggagtatttcctccgagtggacgtggggatgcaccgagatgtggtggcagtggataagggcttcactccgctctctctaggtaaagagaactggcacaaacctatcgtactaagcgtcaaagaccgcaaagatgtatggcaaagcaaggagctacacggacgctattatcggacccttcacggggccgatgtagatttcttagcgtccgtggcctggctacgcttcggagatctctttggagaaaccgaagggtttgtatgtgcaattatggatgaagttatcatgacgaataactaccgaaaatatataattaaggatggtacagttgacatctgtcgggcatgtcactgtcccggtgaatccttgagacatatagtttcgggatgttctcgtcttgctaacggtgaatacttgcacagacataaccaagtggccaggattatccatcagcagcttgctctgaaatacaaacttgtggaatctgaggtgccgtactataagtatgtgcccgacccagttctcgaaagtggtcatatcacactgtactgggatcgatctatcatcactgacaggactattgttgccaataagcctgatatagtggtgatcgatcgatcagagcgtcggacaatgattgttgatatcactatcccccatgacgagaacctcgtgaaagcagaaaaagaaaaacaattgaaatatttggatttagctcacgaggttgtcgacttgtgggaggtggactcggcaatcattgtcccgatagtcgtaagtgccaatggcttaatagccaagagcctcgatcaacatcttcggaggctctcgttgggcgtctgggtcaagggtttgattcagaaagcggtacttctggacacggcgcgcatcgtgaggaggttcctctctctggagccctgaccaccggcagcttgggccctgtacccgttgccggttggacactattttttatatttttaaatgtatgttgttttttatatatatttaaaaatgtaatttatatgtattttaatgaaataaaggaaataataataataaaaaagtaaataaaaatgaaaaaccgATGTACGATGACATATgtcatcactataaaatatgtaatttacgaCTCAGAAAACAAGAATAGATAAATGTTGACACGAAGAAGAGCAGCACGCCTTCCATCCCCGGGCTCGTCGCCGAGCTCCGCCTCGCAGCTGCCGCCGGGCCGAGGTCCAGCGCCGGCAGTTGCAGTCGCGTCGAGCTCCAGCGACGAGTACTACTCCCCGCCGACGTCGCCAACACCTGTACGTCGGCCGGGGAGGCGCCGGCCGCCGAGCAGCTTGGCGCCCTCAGGCCAACCGGCCTCGAACAGGGCTCCCGCTCCCGGTGGTGTAGTGCAGCGCATGAAGTGGACTCGACCCATGAACGAGAATGTCATGCGCGCCAACTATGGGGCGACAGGGGGAGGAACTAACCTCACTGCGTACCGTGCCAGAATGCTCTCTCTGTTTCGGGCCCTTGAACCGGACGTCGACGTATCGGCACAACGTTTgtcggatcaagtgcgagttatcCAACGTAATCACAGGTTGGATGACGCGACGCTTGATCGATTGCGCTCTGAAGTGCAGACTAGCCCTGTCGTCGTTACCCCGTCAATAGCGGAAGCGCCAGCTGCAAGCGCGCTGCCTGCCAACCCTGCTGACGGGGGAGATGATGACGGTGCTATAACTGTAAGTAACCAGTGCAGTGATCATATAAGGAGTACATTGGAACAGGCGGTTCTGGAGTATCGGTCAACACCCCGGGACCAGAGACCGCGACTACCTCGCTTGCCCATGCACAACCGAAACAAGGCGCTAATGGGTGTCCTGGATTCGCTGCTATCCAGTTATTTTGGGAACAGCGAAGACCTCGGTGACACGCACTCGCTTCTGTACTGTGCGGCTGTTGCGGCGTGTCGTGTAGCTGGTGTTACCTTTCGAGATAACACAGCTGCACGGCCTAAGCAAGCGGCACCAGCCTGGCAGTGCAGGATTGAGAAGCGTGTTGCTGAGGCCAGGACACTCATAGCCAAACTTGTTGCGTTTCGGGGCGGAAACACTCGCCCTAGGGTCATGCGTTTTGTAAAGCGGGCGTTTGCTGGGACTAATATTAGCCCCAGCGAATACACCGCCCGAGTTACAGAAcgcattgacttttttaagcaaaaggtgtgtgcctgggcaagccgtattcgacggtacaagactcgggtggaccgatttcaccagaaccgtatgttccaaagagaccaaagatgggtgtacagatcttgggagcaacctgcgtcggaggagggtgccggacgcctgccggatgatgtcgctacaaatttgttttggcgcagcatctggtcggcgcctgtaacccactctgagggggattggatacgtgatgttgagcaatcgtgtgaacgaatagaagaaatgggggctattgatattagtccccaagacgtagccaatgcagtccgtccgttggccaattggaaagccccgggcccggatggactgcataacttctggttgaaatggctaccaagttcacatggtcgcttagcatcccaattccaatctgccgtagactcgggcgtgctcccacagttcttcactactggttccacccatctgctccacaaaacaggtagtaccacggaccccaaaaattatagacccattacatgattacccaccatctacaaactgcttaca
The window above is part of the Trichoplusia ni isolate ovarian cell line Hi5 chromosome 11, tn1, whole genome shotgun sequence genome. Proteins encoded here:
- the LOC113498812 gene encoding uncharacterized protein LOC113498812, with amino-acid sequence MLTRRRAARLPSPGSSPSSASQLPPGRGPAPAVAVASSSSDEYYSPPTSPTPVRRPGRRRPPSSLAPSGQPASNRAPAPGGVVQRMKWTRPMNENVMRANYGATGGGTNLTAYRARMLSLFRALEPDVDVSAQRLSDQVRVIQRNHRLDDATLDRLRSEVQTSPVVVTPSIAEAPAASALPANPADGGDDDGAITVSNQCSDHIRSTLEQAVLEYRSTPRDQRPRLPRLPMHNRNKALMGVLDSLLSSYFGNSEDLGDTHSLLYCAAVAACRVAGVTFRDNTAARPKQAAPAWQCRIEKRVAEARTLIAKLVAFRGGNTRPRVMRFVKRAFAGTNISPSEYTARVTERIDFFKQKAEDNRAAIDSSISEQLNPMRFYQ